A window of Campylobacter cuniculorum DSM 23162 = LMG 24588 contains these coding sequences:
- a CDS encoding RepB family plasmid replication initiator protein, with the protein MYTQSGNFFKNINYTDLKKDFTQLKFDDIQRMKSAYSIRIYNMLVCELKQNRQSLRINLSVLQNILEVPREYKHFNQKVLKQTAKDINGKSHIILLEIKTHKTGRKVTELEFIFDYKNNDRCIREEKVL; encoded by the coding sequence ATATACACACAATCAGGGAATTTTTTCAAAAATATTAATTATACTGACCTAAAAAAAGACTTTACCCAGCTTAAATTCGATGACATTCAAAGAATGAAATCCGCATACAGCATAAGAATTTATAATATGCTTGTATGTGAGCTTAAACAAAACAGACAAAGTCTAAGAATCAATCTTTCAGTCTTACAAAATATACTAGAAGTGCCAAGAGAATATAAGCATTTTAATCAAAAGGTTTTAAAACAAACCGCAAAAGATATTAATGGCAAATCTCATATCATCTTACTTGAAATTAAAACCCATAAGACAGGCAGAAAGGTTACAGAATTAGAATTCATCTTTGATTATAAAAACAATGACAGATGCATAAGAGAAGAAAAAGTATTATAA
- a CDS encoding pseudouridine synthase, whose amino-acid sequence MRINQFISHNTSHSRREADELIKQGLVKINAKIAQFSDRVKQEDRVFIKDKRIHKKTQFSVIVYHKQKGELVSHKDDRGRKTIYENLPKKFSSWLSIGRLDFASEGLILLTDSALIASALMKSDLEREYYLKIKGHINKEVVEAMENGLEIKNEKKGAHSKSKISSMMIAPFLEYEIFGSSGGYTKLRVVINEGQNRELRRFFGHFDLKIMDLKRVAFGIVELDMLRAGKYRYLEKTEYEKLRDFLRINAIKF is encoded by the coding sequence ATGAGAATCAATCAATTCATATCGCATAATACAAGCCATTCAAGACGCGAAGCAGACGAACTCATCAAACAAGGTTTGGTAAAAATCAATGCCAAAATTGCTCAATTTAGCGATAGGGTTAAGCAGGAGGATAGGGTTTTTATTAAAGATAAAAGAATTCACAAAAAAACGCAATTTAGTGTTATCGTTTATCATAAGCAAAAAGGGGAGCTTGTTTCACATAAAGACGATAGAGGAAGGAAAACAATTTATGAAAATTTACCTAAAAAATTCAGCTCTTGGTTGAGTATAGGTCGTCTTGATTTTGCAAGTGAAGGTTTGATTTTGCTTACAGATTCTGCTTTGATTGCCTCTGCTTTGATGAAAAGTGATTTGGAGAGGGAGTATTATCTTAAAATCAAAGGACATATTAACAAAGAAGTTGTTGAAGCTATGGAAAATGGCTTGGAAATTAAAAATGAAAAAAAAGGAGCTCATAGCAAAAGTAAAATCAGCTCTATGATGATTGCACCCTTTTTGGAGTATGAAATTTTCGGTAGTAGCGGAGGATATACCAAACTACGTGTTGTGATAAATGAGGGGCAAAATAGAGAGCTTAGACGCTTTTTTGGACATTTTGACTTAAAAATTATGGATCTTAAAAGAGTTGCTTTTGGTATAGTTGAACTTGATATGTTAAGAGCTGGAAAATATCGGTATTTAGAAAAAACAGAATATGAAAAACTTAGGGATTTTCTAAGAATCAATGCGATTAAATTTTAA
- a CDS encoding purine-nucleoside phosphorylase has product MIVCAGGNESFKFAKNIGIGLIESAINLTRLCLESKPKTLIFIGTCGIYNQGEILKIYRSSHAFNIEFSKLSANFYTPALNEINLNVSRETYKINSSNYICQNKKAAEEFSNLGLDFENMEAFSVLSVAKKMHIKAECILCATNFCDENAHKDFIKNHQKAKEKLENFLVDFMDENFL; this is encoded by the coding sequence ATGATTGTTTGTGCAGGTGGAAATGAAAGTTTTAAATTTGCAAAAAATATAGGAATAGGATTGATAGAATCTGCTATCAATTTAACAAGGCTTTGTTTGGAATCAAAACCGAAAACACTTATATTTATAGGCACTTGCGGAATTTATAATCAAGGAGAAATTTTAAAAATTTATAGAAGTTCTCACGCTTTTAATATAGAATTTTCTAAACTTAGTGCAAATTTTTATACCCCTGCTTTAAATGAAATCAATCTTAATGTTTCACGTGAAACTTATAAGATTAATTCTTCAAATTATATTTGTCAAAATAAAAAAGCCGCAGAGGAATTTTCAAATTTGGGTTTAGATTTTGAAAATATGGAGGCTTTTTCAGTTTTAAGTGTTGCAAAAAAAATGCATATAAAAGCCGAATGCATTTTATGTGCAACAAATTTTTGTGATGAAAATGCCCATAAAGATTTTATTAAAAACCATCAAAAAGCTAAAGAAAAACTTGAGAATTTTCTGGTTGATTTTATGGATGAAAATTTTTTATAA
- the zupT gene encoding zinc transporter ZupT codes for MPIDFEQFSVAMILTLFAGFSTSIGAVIAFFSKKDNLRMLSIGLGFSAGVMIYISFMEILPTAFKDFRKYHEFGEFLALICFFGGILLSLMIDRFIPEDVNPHEPKQDYTELKICPLPKNPKKTPKFHPGEPLKKINIHSLKRTGLFTALAIAIHNFPEGFATFMASIDNISLGIVIAIAVAIHNIPEGLAVSLPIYHATGDKKKAFIYSALSGFAEPLGALVGVLVILPFMSELTLAISFAVVAGIMVFISLDELLPAAKAYGNAHDSLYGLIGGMFVMALSLILLNEF; via the coding sequence ATGCCGATAGATTTTGAGCAATTTTCTGTCGCTATGATTTTAACTTTATTTGCAGGATTTTCAACTTCTATTGGAGCTGTGATTGCATTTTTTTCAAAAAAAGACAATTTAAGAATGCTTTCAATCGGACTTGGGTTTTCAGCAGGAGTTATGATTTATATTTCTTTTATGGAGATACTACCGACTGCATTTAAAGACTTTAGAAAATACCATGAATTTGGAGAATTTTTAGCTTTGATTTGTTTTTTTGGTGGAATTTTGCTCTCTCTTATGATTGATAGATTCATTCCAGAAGATGTCAATCCTCACGAACCTAAACAAGATTACACTGAACTTAAAATTTGTCCCTTGCCAAAAAATCCCAAAAAAACGCCAAAATTTCACCCCGGAGAGCCCCTTAAAAAAATCAATATCCATTCCCTTAAACGCACAGGGCTTTTTACAGCTCTAGCCATAGCGATCCATAATTTTCCCGAAGGTTTTGCAACGTTTATGGCAAGCATTGATAATATAAGCTTAGGAATTGTCATAGCCATTGCTGTTGCCATTCATAATATCCCCGAAGGTTTAGCTGTTTCTTTACCTATTTATCACGCTACGGGAGATAAGAAAAAAGCCTTTATATATTCTGCTCTTTCAGGCTTTGCTGAACCTTTAGGAGCCTTGGTTGGAGTACTTGTAATTTTACCTTTTATGAGTGAATTAACATTGGCTATAAGTTTTGCTGTGGTTGCGGGAATTATGGTTTTTATTTCACTTGATGAGCTTTTACCTGCAGCCAAAGCCTACGGAAACGCTCACGATAGCTTGTATGGGCTGATAGGAGGAATGTTTGTCATGGCTTTGAGCTTGATTCTTCTTAATGAATTTTGA
- the recJ gene encoding single-stranded-DNA-specific exonuclease RecJ, producing the protein MKAVSKDDIKRILSLRFEKDVHTKLCDLPLPCCLKDAYKAANRIKTAIEKNQKIAIVGDYDVDGIISCTIMADFFDDIGFDYVVKIPNRFKDGYGINEEIVSELDVDLIITVDNGISAFEAAKLCKEKKIDLIITDHHMPLQTLPEAFAIINPKQKDCTFPDIEICGAQVAWYLIAALKEVCKLKYDLCKFIELLAIAIIADMMELRDINRVLTKKGIECINKSKRAAFKAMKHYYQKDQFTLDNISFLIAPLINSAGRMDDASLSYRFLHTKNFDEALSYLEQIVNFNESRKDEEKQLFEESLNQVRESDSCVIASGENWHEGVLGIVASRLAKHFNKPSFVFSLNGTKLKGSARSVGSIDILNLITQTQSLLNNYGGHKNAAGLSLNLDNFEAFKTQMQMQCSQIPDANFLDTDEILGILEPKDIDFEMLELLEYFEPFGYKNPRPLFVIKDLNVKNKKFLDKNSKHLKLILTKENKAIEALFFNFDKEPNLNENITLLGSVSKNKFRGLITPQFIIKDIYKSY; encoded by the coding sequence ATGAAAGCAGTGAGTAAAGACGATATTAAAAGAATTTTAAGCCTTCGTTTCGAGAAAGATGTGCATACTAAGCTCTGTGATTTACCCTTGCCCTGTTGCTTAAAAGATGCTTATAAGGCTGCAAATCGCATTAAAACAGCCATAGAAAAAAACCAAAAAATAGCTATTGTTGGCGATTATGATGTTGATGGCATTATCTCTTGCACTATAATGGCAGATTTTTTTGATGATATAGGCTTTGATTATGTGGTTAAAATTCCTAATCGCTTTAAAGACGGATATGGGATTAATGAAGAAATTGTAAGTGAGCTTGATGTGGATTTGATTATAACGGTAGATAATGGTATATCGGCATTTGAAGCGGCAAAGCTTTGCAAAGAAAAAAAGATAGACCTCATCATAACAGACCACCATATGCCTTTGCAAACCTTACCTGAAGCTTTTGCAATTATTAATCCTAAGCAAAAAGATTGCACCTTTCCCGATATTGAAATTTGCGGTGCTCAAGTGGCTTGGTATTTAATAGCGGCTTTAAAAGAAGTTTGCAAACTTAAATATGATTTGTGTAAATTTATAGAACTTTTAGCCATAGCAATTATAGCGGATATGATGGAACTTAGAGATATTAACCGTGTTTTGACAAAAAAGGGTATAGAATGCATTAACAAATCCAAAAGAGCTGCCTTTAAAGCAATGAAGCATTATTATCAAAAGGATCAATTCACTTTGGATAATATAAGTTTTCTCATTGCACCGCTGATTAATAGTGCTGGAAGAATGGACGATGCAAGTCTATCTTATCGTTTTTTGCACACGAAAAATTTTGACGAGGCTTTGAGTTATTTAGAGCAAATTGTGAATTTCAATGAAAGTCGCAAGGATGAAGAAAAACAGCTTTTTGAAGAATCTTTAAATCAAGTCAGAGAAAGCGATTCTTGTGTGATTGCAAGTGGAGAAAATTGGCACGAGGGAGTGCTTGGCATCGTTGCAAGTCGCTTAGCAAAACATTTTAATAAGCCTTCTTTCGTTTTTTCCTTAAATGGGACCAAACTTAAGGGCAGTGCAAGAAGCGTTGGCAGCATTGATATTTTAAATCTTATCACTCAAACTCAATCTTTATTGAATAATTATGGCGGACATAAAAATGCGGCAGGACTTAGTTTAAATTTAGATAATTTTGAAGCATTTAAAACTCAAATGCAAATGCAGTGTTCGCAAATTCCTGATGCAAATTTTTTGGATACAGATGAAATTTTAGGAATTTTAGAGCCTAAAGATATTGATTTTGAAATGCTTGAACTTTTAGAATATTTTGAACCTTTTGGTTATAAAAATCCGCGTCCTCTTTTTGTGATTAAGGATTTAAATGTTAAGAATAAAAAATTTTTAGATAAAAATTCAAAGCATTTAAAACTGATTTTAACTAAGGAAAATAAGGCTATTGAAGCTTTATTTTTTAATTTTGACAAAGAACCAAATTTAAATGAGAATATCACTTTGCTTGGAAGTGTATCCAAAAATAAATTTCGTGGGCTCATCACGCCTCAATTTATCATTAAAGATATTTATAAATCATATTAA
- a CDS encoding methyl-accepting chemotaxis protein codes for MNFYQHLSFKAKLACIVLTTFICAACFVVLFVRGESEIEMNTRAQLKRVFQSEIEQKIKLATDSLADSLGAIVKGLDEKAQIEIIAKAIEEFRFEDDKSGYYFAYKEYTPVAHPTRKDLIGKSLYDATDKAGVYYVRDLYKTSKNQSDKGEFVYFVFSKPLPNGTLVDAPKAAYAQKIPNTQNIWISTGVYIDTLEEYIKDDVLSITDEVKEVIYFTIIASIAVFAILFFPSLWLFYGSLIRGIKILDHNIISFFKYIDHESDDVNLLPYESKDDFGQITTLIAQSVKKTKQGLEQDNSAVKESVETVSIVESGNLTARITANPRNPQLVELKNVLNRLLDALQSRVGSDMNIIHDIFEEYKHLDFRNKIENATGNVEVTTNALGEEIIKMLRQSSEFANALAGESTKLQTAVQSLTSSSNSQAASLEETAAALEQITSSMQNVSQKTSDVITQSEDIKNVTGIIGDIADQINLLALNAAIEAARAGEHGRGFAVVADEVRKLAERTQKSLSEIEANTNLLVQSINDMAESIKEQTQGITQINESVSQIDQSTKDNVEIANESSIIANSVSTIANNILEDVNKKKF; via the coding sequence ATGAATTTTTATCAACATCTTTCTTTTAAAGCCAAATTAGCTTGTATCGTTTTAACAACATTTATTTGTGCTGCTTGTTTTGTAGTTTTGTTTGTAAGAGGAGAATCAGAAATCGAAATGAATACTCGTGCTCAATTAAAACGGGTTTTTCAATCAGAAATCGAACAAAAAATAAAACTTGCAACCGATTCTTTAGCAGATTCTTTAGGTGCTATCGTCAAAGGTTTAGATGAAAAAGCTCAAATTGAAATTATAGCAAAAGCTATTGAGGAATTTCGTTTTGAGGACGATAAATCGGGTTATTATTTTGCTTATAAAGAATACACTCCTGTAGCTCACCCGACAAGAAAAGATTTGATAGGAAAATCTTTATACGATGCTACAGATAAAGCCGGAGTTTATTATGTGCGTGATTTATACAAAACTTCTAAAAATCAAAGCGATAAAGGAGAATTTGTATATTTTGTTTTTTCTAAACCACTTCCAAATGGCACTTTAGTTGATGCTCCTAAAGCAGCTTATGCACAAAAAATTCCTAATACACAAAATATTTGGATTTCTACAGGCGTGTATATCGATACCCTTGAAGAATATATAAAAGATGATGTATTAAGCATTACAGATGAAGTCAAAGAGGTGATTTATTTCACCATTATAGCTTCTATAGCGGTTTTTGCTATTTTATTCTTCCCTTCTTTATGGCTATTCTATGGTTCTTTAATACGTGGAATAAAAATTTTAGACCATAATATTATTTCTTTCTTTAAATATATTGACCATGAGAGTGATGATGTTAATTTATTGCCTTATGAGTCCAAAGATGATTTTGGGCAAATCACTACTTTGATTGCTCAAAGTGTTAAAAAGACTAAACAAGGACTCGAACAAGACAATTCTGCTGTAAAAGAATCTGTAGAGACAGTGAGCATTGTCGAATCAGGAAATCTCACAGCAAGAATCACAGCCAATCCAAGAAATCCTCAACTCGTAGAACTTAAAAATGTGCTCAATCGTCTCTTAGATGCTCTACAAAGTCGAGTGGGAAGTGATATGAATATCATCCACGATATTTTTGAAGAATACAAACACTTAGACTTTAGAAATAAAATAGAAAATGCCACAGGAAATGTTGAGGTGACAACCAATGCCTTAGGAGAAGAAATCATTAAAATGCTCAGACAAAGTTCAGAATTTGCTAATGCCTTAGCAGGAGAAAGCACTAAACTCCAAACCGCAGTCCAATCTCTCACCTCCAGCTCTAATTCCCAAGCAGCTTCTTTAGAAGAAACCGCTGCAGCCTTAGAGCAAATCACTTCTTCTATGCAAAATGTCTCTCAAAAGACTAGTGATGTTATCACTCAAAGTGAAGACATTAAAAATGTTACAGGCATTATAGGAGATATAGCTGACCAAATCAATCTCCTCGCTCTTAATGCTGCCATTGAAGCAGCTCGTGCAGGAGAACATGGACGCGGCTTTGCTGTTGTGGCTGATGAAGTAAGAAAACTTGCTGAAAGGACTCAAAAGTCTTTGAGTGAGATAGAAGCCAATACAAATTTACTTGTGCAATCCATCAATGATATGGCTGAAAGCATTAAAGAACAAACTCAAGGCATCACTCAAATCAATGAGAGTGTTTCACAGATTGACCAAAGCACAAAAGACAATGTTGAAATCGCTAATGAATCTTCTATCATTGCTAATTCTGTTAGCACTATAGCAAACAACATCCTTGAAGATGTGAATAAAAAGAAATTCTAA
- a CDS encoding type II asparaginase yields MIKSKAKIAILATGGTIAGVAGSQISSVGYTAGVVGVKELIEAVPEIENLAQIQTKQVANIDSSNMNDEIWLKLIQEINSCFKQGIDGVVITHGTDTMEETAYFLNLTLKHHKPVVLVGAMRPSSARSADGPKNLYNAISLATDKNAQGKGVMVVMNDKILSARAIVKTHTLNVDAFSSLNFGDLGYIVDGKCFFYNEILKLHTKQTPFDGEKIKTLPKVDILYTYSNDGSGIAAKALFDNGAQGLVIAGSGAGNIHENQKKVLKELLKQGLKIVLSTRVAQGQVMLSEEDIKLGFISALDLNPQKARILLILALTQTKDIHTIREFFQKY; encoded by the coding sequence ATGATAAAGTCTAAAGCAAAAATTGCGATTTTAGCCACAGGAGGGACTATTGCAGGGGTTGCTGGGAGTCAAATTTCTAGTGTGGGATATACAGCAGGAGTCGTTGGGGTTAAAGAACTTATCGAAGCTGTGCCAGAAATTGAAAATTTAGCACAAATTCAAACAAAGCAAGTTGCAAATATCGATAGCTCAAATATGAATGATGAAATCTGGCTCAAACTTATACAAGAAATCAACAGCTGTTTTAAACAAGGCATCGATGGTGTCGTTATCACTCATGGAACGGATACTATGGAAGAAACGGCGTATTTTTTAAATTTAACACTTAAACATCATAAACCTGTGGTTTTAGTCGGTGCGATGCGTCCCTCAAGTGCTAGGAGTGCTGATGGTCCTAAAAATCTTTACAATGCTATATCCTTAGCAACAGATAAAAACGCTCAAGGCAAAGGGGTGATGGTTGTGATGAATGATAAAATTTTAAGTGCAAGAGCAATTGTAAAAACGCATACTTTAAATGTGGATGCTTTTTCTTCGCTTAATTTTGGAGATTTGGGCTATATTGTCGATGGAAAATGTTTTTTTTATAATGAAATTTTAAAACTTCACACCAAACAAACGCCTTTTGATGGAGAAAAAATCAAAACCTTGCCAAAAGTGGATATACTTTATACTTATTCAAATGACGGAAGCGGAATCGCTGCTAAGGCTTTATTTGATAATGGTGCTCAAGGTTTGGTTATCGCAGGAAGCGGGGCCGGTAATATACACGAAAATCAAAAAAAAGTGCTTAAAGAATTATTAAAACAAGGTCTTAAAATTGTGCTAAGCACACGAGTGGCACAAGGGCAGGTTATGCTAAGCGAGGAGGATATTAAATTAGGTTTTATCAGTGCTTTGGATTTAAATCCCCAAAAGGCTAGAATTCTCTTAATCTTAGCCCTAACTCAAACCAAAGATATACACACAATCAGGGAATTTTTTCAAAAATATTAA
- the rsmA gene encoding 16S rRNA (adenine(1518)-N(6)/adenine(1519)-N(6))-dimethyltransferase RsmA: MIKAKKYYGQNFLTDKNVLKQIIQAIPKGTQNIVEIGSGLGDLTQELLKISRVKAYEIDDKLIPYLKKKFQKELECEKLKLFHQDANKIDSFDENKYLLVANLPYYIASRLILKALEDEHCLGLIVMIQKEMALKFCANEGESEFSSLAVLSAMICERKMLFEVEPSCFNPPPKVTSAVISLIKKGEFKDFCELWSFKAFLKDCFKSPRKQLLKNLKLHREKITELLNQFELKENIRPHEICVDLYLEIYKKLKDKYERK; encoded by the coding sequence ATGATTAAAGCTAAAAAGTATTATGGACAAAATTTTTTAACCGATAAAAATGTTTTAAAACAAATCATCCAAGCCATACCCAAAGGGACTCAAAATATCGTTGAAATTGGGTCTGGCTTAGGTGATTTAACGCAAGAACTTTTGAAAATTTCAAGGGTAAAAGCTTATGAAATTGATGATAAGTTGATACCCTATTTAAAAAAGAAATTTCAAAAAGAATTAGAGTGTGAGAAATTAAAATTGTTTCATCAAGATGCCAATAAAATTGACTCTTTTGATGAAAATAAATATCTTTTGGTTGCAAATTTGCCCTATTATATAGCAAGTCGTTTGATTCTAAAGGCTTTAGAAGATGAGCATTGTTTAGGGTTGATTGTGATGATTCAAAAAGAAATGGCACTTAAATTTTGTGCAAATGAAGGCGAAAGTGAATTTTCATCTTTAGCTGTTTTAAGTGCAATGATTTGCGAGAGAAAGATGCTCTTTGAAGTTGAACCTTCTTGTTTTAATCCTCCGCCAAAGGTTACTTCAGCGGTGATAAGTTTGATTAAAAAAGGAGAATTTAAAGATTTTTGTGAGCTTTGGTCTTTTAAAGCTTTCTTAAAAGATTGTTTTAAATCTCCAAGAAAGCAGCTTTTAAAGAATTTAAAGCTTCACAGAGAAAAAATTACAGAGCTTTTAAATCAATTTGAGCTTAAAGAAAATATAAGACCACACGAAATTTGCGTTGATTTATACCTTGAAATTTATAAAAAATTAAAGGATAAATATGAACGAAAATAA
- a CDS encoding ribonuclease J — protein sequence MNENNENNTTINNAQNPNSSSKNNKRYKYKNRRKKLADSLNVEGAAKQETHSQTNANQSPTNKKKKNRNLPTKLIGDEDWQIEIAKSIEANRISHENRLYPLKYNNSSEHKIRITPLGGLGEIGGNITIFETNNDAIIVDIGMSFPDGTMHGVDIIIPDFDYVRKIKDKIRAIIITHAHEDHIGAVPYFFKEFQFPIYATPLALGMISNKFEEHGLKNERKWFRPVEKRKVYEIGDFDIEWIHITHSIIDASALAIKTKAGTIIHTGDFKIDQTPIDNYPSDLGRLAHYGEEGVLCLLSDSTNSYKEGYTKSESSVGPTFDQIFAKTKGRVIMSTFSSNIHRVYQAITYGLKYGRKVCVIGRSMERNLYTTMELGYIKLDRKIFIDADEVSKYKDNEVLIVTTGSQGETMSALYRMATDEHKFIKIKPSDQIIISAKAIPGNETSVSAVLDYLLKAGAKVAYQEFSEIHVSGHASIEEQKLMLTLTKPKFFLPIHGEYNHINKHKETAIKCGIAERNIYLMSDGDQIELCQKYIKRLKTVKTGKVFVDNQINKQIAHDVVIDRQKLADNGIVVIIAQLDKASKTLINKPRVFSYGLVADKQDGVFSKEMVEILGQFFINIKDEVLNDPKFLENQIRQVLRKHIFRKIKKYPTIVPTIFIM from the coding sequence ATGAACGAAAATAATGAAAATAACACCACTATAAACAATGCTCAAAATCCTAATTCAAGCTCTAAAAACAATAAACGATACAAATACAAAAATCGCAGAAAAAAGCTCGCCGATTCCCTTAATGTCGAAGGTGCTGCTAAACAAGAAACACATTCTCAAACCAACGCGAATCAGTCCCCAACAAATAAAAAGAAAAAAAACCGCAATCTTCCAACAAAGCTCATAGGAGATGAGGATTGGCAAATTGAGATTGCTAAGAGCATAGAAGCAAATAGAATTTCACATGAAAATCGTTTGTATCCACTTAAATATAATAACTCAAGCGAACATAAAATTCGCATCACTCCTTTGGGCGGTTTGGGTGAGATAGGTGGAAATATCACAATTTTTGAAACAAATAATGATGCAATTATCGTCGATATTGGAATGAGTTTTCCCGATGGAACAATGCATGGAGTGGATATTATAATCCCTGATTTTGACTATGTGCGAAAAATTAAGGATAAGATAAGAGCCATTATCATCACTCATGCTCACGAGGATCATATAGGTGCTGTGCCATATTTTTTTAAAGAATTTCAATTTCCTATTTATGCCACACCTTTAGCTTTAGGTATGATTTCAAATAAATTTGAAGAACATGGATTGAAAAATGAACGCAAGTGGTTTAGACCTGTGGAAAAACGCAAGGTTTATGAAATAGGTGATTTTGATATAGAATGGATTCATATCACGCATTCTATCATCGATGCTTCAGCCTTAGCAATAAAAACAAAGGCTGGAACGATAATTCACACGGGAGATTTTAAAATCGACCAAACTCCCATTGATAATTATCCCAGTGATTTAGGGCGCTTAGCACATTATGGAGAAGAGGGTGTGCTTTGTCTTTTAAGTGATAGCACAAATTCTTACAAAGAGGGCTATACAAAGAGCGAAAGTTCTGTTGGACCTACTTTTGATCAAATTTTTGCTAAAACAAAAGGTCGGGTGATTATGAGTACTTTTAGCTCAAATATACATCGCGTCTATCAAGCCATAACTTATGGGTTAAAATATGGCAGAAAAGTCTGTGTTATAGGGCGTTCAATGGAAAGAAATTTATACACAACTATGGAGCTTGGTTATATAAAATTGGACAGAAAAATTTTCATCGATGCCGATGAGGTGAGCAAATACAAAGACAATGAAGTTTTAATCGTAACCACAGGTTCTCAAGGTGAAACAATGAGTGCTCTTTATAGAATGGCAACCGATGAGCATAAATTCATCAAAATCAAACCAAGCGATCAAATCATCATTTCAGCTAAGGCTATACCGGGAAATGAAACGAGTGTTTCTGCTGTGCTTGATTATTTGCTTAAGGCTGGAGCTAAGGTAGCGTATCAAGAATTTAGCGAAATTCATGTCAGCGGACATGCAAGCATAGAAGAGCAAAAACTTATGCTTACATTGACAAAGCCTAAATTTTTTCTTCCAATTCACGGCGAATACAATCACATCAACAAACACAAAGAAACAGCCATAAAATGCGGGATTGCTGAAAGAAATATTTATCTTATGAGCGATGGGGATCAAATTGAGCTTTGTCAAAAATATATCAAGCGTCTTAAAACCGTCAAAACCGGAAAAGTCTTTGTGGATAATCAAATCAATAAGCAAATCGCTCACGATGTTGTCATCGACAGACAAAAACTTGCCGATAATGGGATTGTAGTGATTATCGCTCAACTTGATAAGGCTTCAAAAACTCTTATCAATAAACCAAGAGTTTTTAGCTATGGTTTGGTTGCGGACAAACAGGATGGGGTTTTTTCAAAAGAAATGGTTGAGATTTTAGGACAATTTTTCATCAATATCAAAGACGAAGTGCTTAATGACCCAAAATTCCTAGAAAATCAAATACGTCAAGTATTAAGAAAACATATTTTTAGAAAAATTAAAAAATACCCCACCATAGTGCCTACAATTTTCATCATGTAG